The nucleotide sequence TGAAGACGTCGTCCGGCGTCGCCTGGAGATAGCGGGTGATGTTCTCCTGGAAGGTGTTGTGGTCGACGGTGTTGATCTTCACGTCGAGTCCGGCTCCGGCCAGCACCTCGGCGATCGCCTTCTTCGGCACCTCGTCGGAGTAGTTCGAGCCGAAGGTCACCGTCCCGCCGCCGCCGCCCTCGGAAGGCTTCTCGCAGGCCGCCAGCCCGGCCGGCAGGGCCAGCGCGCCCGCCGCGGACCCGGCGGCACCGAGCAGGCGGCGTCGGCTGAGCGGACCCGGCGTGCGGAGGGAGGACATCGGGGGAACGGGTCGGCCGGGCTGTGTAGTCGCCATCGTGTCTCCTCGCCGCCGCTGCGGAAGTGACCGACCACCGCTTCGCAACGGCCGATCCGCGCACGAAACCTGTCGGCAACACTAGGAGGATCGGCGGAAGAGGGTCAAGAACTTAGATCGATTGATGCCTGATCCGGCATCGAGGCTCACCCCTCCGGCTCAGCCCTCCGGCTCACCCCTCGGGGGCGTGCTGCTCGACGGCCCGCTGGACCGCCCGGTAGATCTGCCCGAACCGCAGCGCGTCCGAGCTGCGCAGCAGCATCACCTCGCCGCCCCGGTATTGCACCCACAGCTCTTGCACCTTGACGCCCCGCTCGTACGACCGGTCGAGCCAGTAGAGCGGCAGTTCCAGGAACGGGAGCAGCGCCAGCACCCCGACCACACAGGCCGCCAACACGATCGCGGCGAGCTGCCACTGCCCCCGGTCCTGGGCCGAGTACGCCAGCGACAGCACGCAGACCATCGCCACCAGCGGCGGGATCGACAGCAGGAGGATGAGTACGCCCCGTCCAGCGAGCCGGCCCCGGGTCCGGGCCGTACCAGGCCCCCGGGCGTGCCAGACGTACGACACCTCGGCGACCGGCACCGTGCGCCCGTTCGCGTGGATCGTCTCGGAGGTTACCCGTACCGTGTCGTCCCGGTAATAGAGCGTCACCGTTCCAGCAAAGCGCGGCCTGTGGTCTGCCCGCCACAGTTACGCATGGTCGGATTCGGGTCACCCCGACACGGCGAACCACCGCCCCGGCCGGAGCAGGGGCGACGGCGAACTATCCGCCGAGGACGTCGCCGATGGTCGTGGCGGTGACGGCGCGACGGAGCCAGGTGTCGAGCTGGGCCAGCTCGGTGCAGCCGAGGATCCGCTCACGGGCCTCGGCCGGCACGGCGACACCGCGCCCGTCGAGCACGGTCAGGATTGCCCGCGCCTCGCCCCGCGCCTCGCCCCGCGCCTCGCCCCGCGCCTCGCCCCGCGCCTCGCCCCGCGCCTCGCCCTGCTCTTCGTGACGGGCGGCAAGTTCACGCAGCAGTTCGCTGCGGTATTCGTAGTCCGCGGTGGTGGTCATGAAGGCCTCCCAGCGAGTCCGGGCCGCCGTCGGCAGTCCGGCCAGTACGACGTCATAATACAAGATCGCGGCCTTCGGGCCGACCGTGCGAAGTGCCTCCATCAACGCCGGGAAGGTGGCTTCCACCTGGGCGTCCTGGCCGTGGCAGATGGCCGAGAGCACGGCCAGGGCCGGGTTGCTGCGGGCCACTTCGACGTCCACGACCAGCGGCACGTCGTTCGGGGTGAAGATGAACGGCCGCAGTGACAGGCTCAGCCCGCCGAACTCGAACAGTCCGCGGTAGCGGCGGGCGGTCCGGGAATCGGGGCAGAAGACCAGCAGCGCGGCGTCGACGTCCAGCTCGCTTTCGAGTTGGGCCACGTAGAGCTTCCAGGTGCGGCGCTTGGCGGAGTCCCAGCGACGCTGGATCTCCAGCACCACGGCGAGCAGTGGCCGGTCGGCCGAATCGCAGTAGAGCAGCATGCCGTCCGCGTGGTAGGCGCGCGGGACCAGCACCCGTACGTCGGTGGCGTGCGTGCGGGCGTGGTGGTAGTCGGGGACCTTCACGCTGATGCAGGCGGCATTCCGCCCGCCGAAAGAACCCAGCGACCAAGCCGGACCGCTCTGGCGCGATGACCTTGACCCAGGCGAGTCGGTGGCTCAGATGGAGCTGTTCAAAGGTGCTATCGGGCTGTTCAAGAACCCATCGAGTCATCGCCGCGTGGACTACTCCGACCCCACCGAAGCCGCCGAGACCGTCCTCCTGGCCGACCTACTTCTTAGGCTGCTGCGCAAGATCCCCGAGGGTCCCGTCGCTGGTGAAGGTGCGGACCTCGACGGGGACTGACGGCGGCACCCTGGCCGATGACCAGGGTGCCGCCGACGCCCGGTTGCGGTCGGCGGCTACACCGCGCCCGCCGTGTTCGCCTCGTTGACCGGCACCGCCACTGTCAGCGGTCGATCCGGTCCAGGTCCGGTAGGGGCCGCTCGGCCATTACCCTTCCGGCCGCGTCGTAGCCGACGAGCGTCGGTGGGTCGACGCGCTCGTCAGCCAGGTACCAGAAGAAGAACTGGCCCTCGGCGGGCAGTGCCGGCCGGGTGGTCCCATCGGGCAGCCGCAGCTCGGCCCGGGCCGCGCCGCCGGCGGCGGCCCACATGGTGTGTATCCCGCGGTCATCCGCCGACCCGCCGGTGCTGTGGAAGGGCCCGCTGCCGCTGCCGCGGTTGCGGTCCGACGCCCGTTCACAGCTCCCGCCGGCCAGCCGGAAGTCCGCCGGGGCGGGCCGGTCGAGGGGACCGGGCGGCTCGAACATCGGCGCGATGCAGATGGTGCCGTTCTCGTTCCGGGCGGACCAGACCGACAGGACCATGCCGTCTGGCCCCGGTGCCTGAGCCACCCGCCGCGCCGTCTGGACGTCCACCGAGCCACCGGTCTCCTTGGCCCAGAACGAGAGCGGCCCGGTGAACGAGTCCGGCAGCAGCCCGCTCGCCGTTGCGATGCCTGCGCCCGACGCGAGCAGCCCGGTGGTGAGCGCGGCGGTGAGCAGCAACCGTCGACGGCGGGTTCGCACTCGGGCTGGCGGTGCCGAGTCGGTGGCGGTCCGCAGCAGGCGCTCCAGCGTCGCGTCCCGGGTGGTGGCGGGCCAGTGGTCGTCGACCGTGGTCGCCGGCCGCAGCTTTTCGAGGGTGGTGAGTTTGCTCTGCCTGGTCATGCGGTGCCTCCTCCAGAGAATGGCAGTGGTCTTGGGGTGGTGTCGGTGTACGGCGGCGTGTCCGCCTCGCAGTCGGCCTGTAACCGCCGTCGAGCGCGGAAGAGGCGTACGTGGAAGGCGGGCAGCGAGCAGCCGGCCACCTTCGCCGCCTGCCCGGGCGTCAGCCCGTCCCAGGCGACCAGCAGCAGCGCCTCCCGCTCCCGGGGTGTCAGTGCCGCCAGCCGGGCCAGTACGGCCGCGCGTTCGGTGGCGAGCACGTCGGCCGCGGCGGCCGGCTCCGCGACCTGACGGAACCGCTCCAACTCCTTGGCCAGCCGTGCCTGCCGGTGCCCGGACCGGCGCAGGTTGCCGATCGTGTTGCGGGCGACCACGAGCAACCACGGCAAGGGTTCGTCCGGAACGCTCGCCAGCCGGCGCCAGGCCACCAGGAACGTCTCCGACACCACGTCCTGGGCGGCGTCGGAGTCGAGATGTCGCAACGCGTACGCCATGACGCGGGGGCCGTACTCGGTCCACATCGCCACGAACCGCTGTTCGTCTTCGCTCACACCACGTACTGTCCGGCCACTCCGGAAAACTTACGCGCGGTGCGCCCGCTCACCATCTCCTCGGCTGATGGAACCAGGCGTCGAAGAAGGTGCGATAGCTGCCGGACGCTGCGTTTCTCGGCCAAGCGGACGAAGGTGACGGTCGTCACAATGCTCTCGCAGTTGCGGGCGCACCACCCCGGCAGGATGCGGAAGAACGTCCTGTCGCCGACCATGCCGCAGTGCCAAAAGCGCTGCGACGTCGCTGTCGTAGACGTACAACATCACGTCGAGCGCGGGCATGGTGGCGCACGAGGTGCCGAACGCTTTCGGCGACGCGGGGAGCCCTACTGTATGGCGCTCTTCGTCGTAGACCACTCGGAGAACCTGGCGAAGCCCTCGTCGAGCCAGATGGTCGGCCCTCGCACCCTCGCTCGTCCCACGCTGTCAGGTTCGGCAGCCGCTGAAACCGGTCCGGCGCACTGTGGCCGGCATGCTCAGCCAACTGCCAGCAGCAGTGCTGGCGGTACGCGTTTTCCGCGCAGGGCTCATCGACACGCACAGGAAGGCCGACTCGTCCGGTCCGTCCAGACCACCGTACGACGCCGACAGCGGCCGACCGAGCCACGATGGCTCGGATGACCACTCCGACCCATCACCGTACGTAGCTGCCAGTGCTCGCGTCAGAGGAACTCGCCGCGATCGAATACGCGCGCCTAACCGGTCTCAAGCGCCGGTGAGCGTCATGACTGTCCCTCCACTCCGGTCGGGGCCGGCGTGGTGCGCGCCGGCTCGACGCCGCCGTCGGCCGCCTGCCGGCGCAACTCCCGGTGGATCGTGGTGATGTCCGTCGGCGCGGCGGGGATGACCAGGTCCCGGTGCCGGTCGCAGGGCAACGGCAGACTCTCCTCCGGCTCCCCGAGGTTCAGCCCGAGGCCGATCTCCACGCGGTACGCCCGGTGGCACCCGCAGGTCATGTGGTAGGTCGTGCCGGCGATGCCGTGGGAGGTGTGCTCGACGACCTGTTCGCCGGCGGCTTCCAGCGCCCGGAGGTACCGAACGGCGTTG is from Micromonospora sp. WMMD1102 and encodes:
- a CDS encoding DUF6232 family protein → MTLYYRDDTVRVTSETIHANGRTVPVAEVSYVWHARGPGTARTRGRLAGRGVLILLLSIPPLVAMVCVLSLAYSAQDRGQWQLAAIVLAACVVGVLALLPFLELPLYWLDRSYERGVKVQELWVQYRGGEVMLLRSSDALRFGQIYRAVQRAVEQHAPEG
- a CDS encoding TIGR02391 family protein; protein product: MQAAFRPPKEPSDQAGPLWRDDLDPGESVAQMELFKGAIGLFKNPSSHRRVDYSDPTEAAETVLLADLLLRLLRKIPEGPVAGEGADLDGD
- a CDS encoding RNA polymerase sigma factor, which gives rise to MSEDEQRFVAMWTEYGPRVMAYALRHLDSDAAQDVVSETFLVAWRRLASVPDEPLPWLLVVARNTIGNLRRSGHRQARLAKELERFRQVAEPAAAADVLATERAAVLARLAALTPREREALLLVAWDGLTPGQAAKVAGCSLPAFHVRLFRARRRLQADCEADTPPYTDTTPRPLPFSGGGTA